A single genomic interval of Arachis duranensis cultivar V14167 chromosome 7, aradu.V14167.gnm2.J7QH, whole genome shotgun sequence harbors:
- the LOC107457722 gene encoding cytochrome P450 90A1, which yields MAASIIFLFFAIITLAAGILLRRKHRHRNHRLPPGSLGLPFVGETIQLISAYKSDNPEPFIDQRVNRYGPIFTTHVFGEPTVFSADPETNRFFLLNEGKLFDCSYPGSISNLLGKHSLLLMKGALHKRMHSLTASFANSSIIKDHLLLDIDRLIRLNLDSWSDRVLLMEEAKKITFELTVKQLMSFDPGEWTENLRKEYVLVIEGFFTLPFPLFSTTYRRAIKARRKVAEALTLIVRERRKESETEEGKKNDMLGALLGSGNRFSDEQIVDFMVALLVAGYETTSTIMTLAVKFLTETPLALAQLKEEHDQIRSKKSNSEAPLEWSDYKSMAFTQCVVNETLRVGNIIGGIFRRAMTDINIKGYTIPKGWKVFASFRAVHLNPDHFKDARTFNPWRWQSNTEVTCPTNVYTPFGGGPRRCPGYELARVLLSVFLHRMVTQYSWYPAEEDKLVFFPTTRTQKRYPIIVKRREDYNKLCKAQ from the exons ATGGCTGCTTCtattatctttctcttttttgctATCATAACACTCGCCGCCGGGATCCTCCTCCGCCGCAAACACCGCCACCGCAACCACCGCTTACCACCGGGGAGCCTAGGTCTCCCCTTTGTCGGCGAAACCATACAGCTCATCTCCGCCTACAAGAGCGACAATCCCGAACCGTTCATAGACCAGCGAGTGAACCGGTACGGTCCGATCTTCACAACGCACGTGTTCGGCGAACCGACGGTTTTTTCGGCTGACCCGGAAACGAACCGGTTTTTTCTTCTGAACGAAGGGAAACTTTTCGATTGCAGCTACCCCGGTTCGATATCGAATCTCTTGGGGAAACACTCGTTGCTGTTGATGAAAGGTGCACTTCATAAGAGAATGCATTCACTCACTGCTAGCTTCGCTAACTCTTCCATTATCAAggatcatcttcttcttgataTTGACCGACTTATTCGTCTCaacttggattcctggtccgaCCGGGTTCTTctcatggaggaggccaaaaAG ATAACATTTGAGTTGACAGTGAAGCAGCTTATGAGCTTTGATCCCGGGGAATGGACTGAAAATCTAAGGAAAGAGTATGTTCTTGTGATTGAAGGATTCTTCACTCTCCCTTTCCCTCTCTTCTCTACTACTTACCGCAGAGCCATCAAG GCAAGAAGGAAGGTGGCGGAGGCACTAACGTTGATAGTGAGGGAGAGGAGAAAAGAAAGTGAAACAGAGGAGGGAAAAAAGAATGATATGCTGGGGGCACTGTTGGGCTCCGGCAACCGCTTCTCCGACGAGCAAATAGTGGATTTCATGGTGGCATTGCTTGTCGCCGGCTACGAAACCACCTCCACCATAATGACTCTGGCCGTCAAGTTCCTCACGGAGACTCCTCTAGCCTTAGCACAACTCAAG gAGGAACATGATCAAATTCGGTCAAAGAAGAGTAACTCAGAGGCACCATTGGAGTGGTCAGATTATAAGTCAATGGCATTTACCCAATGC GTTGTGAACGAGACTTTGCGTGTGGGAAACATAATTGGTGGGATATTTAGGAGAGCAATGACAGACATTAACATCAAAG gTTACACTATTCCTAAGGGATGGAAGGTCTTTGCATCATTTCGTGCTGTGCATCTAAACCCAGATCATTTCAAAGATGCTCGCACCTTCAATCCATGGAGATGGCAG AGTAACACGGAAGTAACATGCCCTACAAATGTATATACTCCGTTTGGCGGAGGGCCACGGCGGTGCCCTGGCTACGAGCTAGCCAGAGTGCTGCTATCCGTCTTCCTTCATCGCATGGTAACCCAATACAG TTGGTACCCTGCAGAGGAAGATAAGTTGGTGTTTTTTCCAACAACTAGGACACAAAAGAGGTACCCTATCATAGTGAAGCGTAGAGAGGATTACAATAAACTATGTAAAGCACAATGA